A stretch of the Lentimicrobiaceae bacterium genome encodes the following:
- a CDS encoding UvrD-helicase domain-containing protein — MSETNNLLIYKSSAGSGKTYTLVLQYLQLALTDIDNFGKIIAVTFTNKAAEEMKQRVLKYLNHLANPEKYKNTAANTTLLKTLCENLNLSPQQVSDRAKECLFEIIHNYDNFSMKTIDSFLVQVARSFNKDLNLPYNFTIELENKVIIDEAIDNVFSKINSENTEITNTLLDYTYNRIEDEKGWNFKYNLAKSANFLFDEGTVPHLDKLSSISYEEMKSINDAMRKYIDDKETQQKNWGKQALKLLADNNISSDCLLYTTRGVYSYLKKAEFSPAGKRALDAYNDDKWINKKNASQDVIERFYLIQDELNQLLGQMISATSDEEVSKYNLYKILTDNNYNLLLYRLLLSEINDIYEVKKSVHLSEINKNISKIVTEEPVPFIYEKIGTYYKNFLIDEFQDTSELQWIEFIPLISNSLASGNKNLIVGDAKQSIYRFRNSNVQQFVSLPKLPENFKDTAVYDEEQNLEQNAEIIVLDNNYRSKKEIINFNNEFYKFLSETQTDFIKEVYTDVEQKVGTSKQNGGYVQITFAEKNNSKTDNNYTPTFDDTNEDEINKEEENAFLTHTLSIVNQAIENSFDYSDIAILVEKNAQAQAVVDFLYKNNIPSSTTSNLKLKTSKKVQFINNMLSYIVDDSDIVTSANILAYLTESELIDKPFVEVINQLKKSNLVSVLQNNGFNFHLNMIQGIAVYEIVEYIINTFKLNTQPDPFIDAYRDFIYKSANANNNNIIDILADWELRKENLSISTPDNFNAVNVLTIHGSKGLEFPIVIWLVFENPKRKYSKDYSWILHNDKIIKDETLFLYKNTNTINPYSHISESEQKYTELEKINKMYVATTRAAEQLYILACKPEKDIKGLDDYIYQPEHALKAFVESDICNFITDDEIRYSIGTMAPKVDKKQTIQPAFKIDKFPNFKSWKENIIVAPVSSKKYSESNADNNWGNWLHSILSNINSNTDIKKAIDTQLLQYKITPEQLAETEIIIKQVTEHELLSKYFTDSSWKVLSEIEIVEPSGKLHRPDKIFVKKDNAVLLEFKTGKELPDHKQQILRYKTLLTQMNYHVEHCYLIYLHNPVDLQEI; from the coding sequence ATGTCAGAAACAAATAATTTATTGATTTATAAGTCATCGGCAGGTTCGGGTAAGACTTATACACTTGTCTTGCAATATCTGCAATTGGCTCTGACCGACATTGACAATTTCGGAAAAATCATCGCTGTTACCTTTACCAACAAGGCAGCCGAAGAAATGAAGCAACGTGTTCTGAAGTATCTGAACCATTTGGCAAATCCCGAAAAGTATAAAAATACCGCAGCTAATACTACTTTGCTTAAAACATTGTGCGAGAATTTGAATTTATCGCCACAGCAAGTGAGTGACAGAGCCAAAGAATGCTTGTTTGAAATAATTCACAACTACGATAACTTTTCGATGAAAACCATCGATAGCTTTTTGGTACAAGTTGCCAGAAGTTTCAACAAAGACCTTAACCTGCCCTATAACTTTACGATAGAATTAGAAAATAAAGTCATAATTGATGAAGCTATAGACAATGTTTTTTCTAAAATTAATAGCGAAAACACAGAGATAACGAACACTTTGCTCGACTATACCTACAACAGGATAGAAGATGAAAAAGGTTGGAATTTTAAATACAATTTAGCTAAAAGTGCCAATTTTTTATTCGACGAAGGTACAGTACCGCATCTTGATAAACTATCGTCGATTTCTTACGAAGAAATGAAAAGCATTAATGATGCCATGCGCAAATACATTGATGACAAGGAAACACAGCAAAAGAATTGGGGTAAACAAGCTCTTAAACTGTTAGCTGACAACAACATTTCTTCCGACTGCTTACTCTATACAACAAGAGGCGTTTATAGTTATTTGAAAAAAGCTGAGTTTTCCCCTGCCGGAAAAAGAGCATTAGATGCTTACAACGACGATAAATGGATAAACAAAAAAAATGCAAGTCAAGATGTTATTGAAAGGTTTTATTTAATTCAAGATGAACTCAATCAATTACTCGGACAGATGATAAGTGCTACTTCCGATGAAGAAGTGTCGAAGTACAATTTGTACAAAATCCTTACCGATAACAACTACAACCTTTTACTGTACCGACTTCTGTTAAGCGAGATTAACGACATCTACGAAGTAAAGAAAAGCGTACATCTATCGGAGATAAACAAAAACATCTCAAAAATTGTTACCGAAGAACCGGTTCCCTTTATTTACGAGAAAATCGGTACTTATTATAAGAATTTTTTAATCGATGAGTTTCAGGACACTTCCGAATTGCAATGGATAGAGTTTATCCCGTTGATTAGCAACTCTTTGGCGTCAGGAAATAAAAATTTGATAGTCGGCGATGCTAAGCAATCTATTTATCGTTTTAGAAACAGCAATGTTCAACAATTCGTATCGCTGCCTAAACTTCCCGAAAACTTTAAGGATACCGCTGTTTACGACGAAGAACAAAACTTAGAGCAAAACGCTGAGATAATTGTATTGGACAACAATTACAGGTCGAAAAAAGAAATTATAAACTTTAATAATGAGTTTTATAAGTTTTTGTCGGAAACTCAAACAGATTTCATTAAAGAAGTTTACACCGATGTTGAGCAAAAAGTCGGTACTAGCAAACAAAACGGCGGTTATGTGCAAATTACATTTGCAGAAAAAAACAATAGCAAAACTGATAACAACTACACTCCTACCTTTGACGATACAAACGAAGATGAAATCAATAAAGAAGAAGAAAACGCATTTTTGACTCACACATTAAGCATTGTTAATCAGGCAATTGAAAACAGTTTCGATTACAGCGATATAGCAATATTGGTCGAGAAAAATGCACAAGCACAAGCAGTAGTAGATTTCCTTTACAAAAACAATATTCCATCGTCAACAACTTCAAATTTAAAATTAAAAACTTCCAAAAAAGTTCAGTTTATCAATAATATGCTTAGCTATATTGTTGATGATAGCGACATTGTTACAAGTGCAAATATATTGGCTTATCTTACTGAAAGTGAACTTATTGATAAACCTTTTGTAGAAGTAATCAATCAGCTTAAAAAAAGCAATTTGGTTTCGGTATTGCAAAATAACGGTTTTAATTTTCATTTGAATATGATTCAAGGCATTGCCGTGTACGAAATTGTTGAATACATTATCAATACCTTTAAACTCAACACCCAGCCCGACCCTTTTATTGATGCTTATCGAGATTTTATTTATAAATCGGCTAATGCTAATAACAACAATATTATCGATATATTGGCAGATTGGGAATTGCGAAAAGAAAATCTTTCAATATCTACACCCGACAACTTTAATGCGGTTAATGTGCTTACAATACACGGTTCTAAGGGTTTGGAATTTCCAATTGTAATTTGGTTGGTTTTTGAAAACCCAAAACGCAAATATTCTAAAGATTATTCGTGGATTTTGCACAACGATAAAATTATTAAAGACGAGACTCTTTTTCTGTACAAAAACACCAATACAATCAACCCCTACTCTCACATTTCCGAATCGGAGCAAAAATACACCGAGTTGGAAAAGATAAACAAAATGTACGTAGCTACAACCAGAGCTGCCGAGCAACTATATATTTTAGCTTGCAAACCTGAGAAAGATATAAAAGGACTTGACGATTACATATATCAACCCGAACATGCTTTAAAAGCGTTTGTTGAAAGCGATATTTGCAATTTTATTACCGATGACGAAATTAGGTATAGCATAGGAACAATGGCTCCAAAAGTCGATAAAAAACAAACAATCCAACCTGCTTTTAAAATCGACAAATTCCCTAATTTCAAATCGTGGAAAGAAAATATTATAGTTGCACCGGTTTCGTCAAAAAAGTACTCGGAAAGCAATGCCGACAACAATTGGGGTAATTGGCTGCATAGTATTTTATCAAATATAAATTCCAATACCGATATCAAAAAAGCAATAGATACTCAACTTTTGCAATATAAAATCACTCCAGAACAACTTGCTGAAACTGAAATAATTATCAAACAAGTAACCGAACATGAATTGTTGAGCAAATATTTCACTGATTCATCGTGGAAAGTTTTATCCGAAATTGAAATTGTTGAACCATCAGGAAAACTTCATCGTCCCGATAAAATATTTGTCAAAAAAGACAATGCCGTACTATTAGAATTTAAGACAGGTAAGGAATTACCGGATCACAAACAGCAAATTTTAAGGTATAAAACCCTTTTAACTCAAATGAATTACCATGTTGAGCATTGTTATCTGATTTATTTGCATAATCCTGTGGATTTGCAAGAGATATAA
- the rpmG gene encoding 50S ribosomal protein L33: MAKKVKEARVQVILECTEHKESGMPGTSRYVTTKNKKNTPGRLELKKYNPVLKKVTLHREIK, encoded by the coding sequence ATGGCAAAAAAAGTAAAAGAAGCAAGGGTTCAGGTAATTTTAGAATGCACCGAGCATAAGGAAAGCGGTATGCCCGGTACATCTCGTTATGTTACAACAAAGAACAAAAAAAACACACCCGGACGACTAGAATTAAAAAAATACAATCCTGTATTAAAGAAAGTTACATTACATAGAGAAATTAAATAA
- a CDS encoding DUF4295 domain-containing protein, with product MAKKAVATLRLSSSKNFAKVITMSRSKKTGAYTFQENIVPAEHVNEFLKGK from the coding sequence ATGGCAAAGAAAGCTGTTGCAACACTTAGATTATCATCAAGCAAGAATTTTGCGAAAGTTATTACAATGAGCCGCTCAAAAAAGACCGGCGCTTATACTTTCCAAGAAAATATTGTTCCCGCTGAACACGTAAACGAGTTCCTTAAAGGAAAATAG
- the ftsY gene encoding signal recognition particle-docking protein FtsY, whose product MGIFSLFNKDKKKDLEKGLEKSHNSVFTKISRAIIGKSKIDDTVLDDLEEILISSDVGVETTLKIIDSIEKRVARDKYLTTAELNKILREEVALLLTENSSDKFVNFDFEKRETPYVIMVVGVNGVGKTTTIGKLAYNFKNAGKKVVLGAADTFRAAAIDQLTVWAERVGVDIVKQEMGSDPASVAFDTLKSAVNKNADVVIIDTAGRLHNKINLMNELTKIKKVMQKVIPDAPNEVMLILDASTGQNAIEQAKQFTAATEVSSLVLTKLDGTAKGGVAIGISDQFQIPIRFIGLGEKPEDLQVFNKDEFVNVIFAEK is encoded by the coding sequence ATGGGTATTTTTTCATTATTCAACAAAGACAAAAAGAAAGACTTAGAAAAAGGTCTCGAAAAATCTCATAACAGTGTATTTACAAAGATTTCAAGGGCTATAATCGGGAAATCAAAAATAGACGATACGGTATTAGACGACCTTGAAGAAATCCTTATCAGCTCGGATGTTGGCGTTGAAACTACCCTAAAAATAATTGATAGCATCGAAAAGCGCGTAGCACGCGATAAATACCTTACAACTGCCGAACTCAACAAAATATTACGCGAAGAAGTCGCTCTTTTGCTTACCGAAAACTCGTCGGATAAATTCGTAAACTTCGATTTTGAAAAGCGTGAAACTCCTTATGTTATTATGGTTGTCGGCGTTAACGGCGTTGGCAAAACCACAACTATTGGTAAATTAGCATATAATTTTAAAAACGCAGGCAAGAAAGTCGTACTCGGTGCTGCCGACACTTTTAGAGCTGCCGCTATAGACCAACTGACCGTTTGGGCAGAACGCGTCGGTGTTGATATTGTCAAGCAAGAAATGGGTTCCGACCCTGCTTCGGTTGCTTTCGATACTCTAAAATCTGCGGTTAATAAAAACGCCGATGTAGTTATTATCGACACTGCCGGCAGATTGCATAACAAAATCAACTTGATGAACGAGCTCACAAAAATTAAAAAGGTTATGCAAAAAGTCATACCCGACGCTCCTAACGAAGTTATGCTTATTTTAGATGCTTCTACCGGTCAGAATGCCATTGAGCAGGCAAAGCAATTTACCGCTGCAACCGAAGTCTCATCATTAGTGCTTACAAAATTAGACGGTACAGCCAAAGGTGGTGTTGCAATCGGAATATCCGACCAATTTCAAATTCCAATCAGATTTATTGGCTTGGGCGAAAAACCCGAAGACCTGCAAGTATTCAACAAAGATGAATTTGTTAATGTTATTTTTGCCGAAAAATAA
- the rimO gene encoding 30S ribosomal protein S12 methylthiotransferase RimO has protein sequence MEPTVIRFISLGCPKNYTDTQLLMGQFDNANYKILFENQEGSEDIVVINTCGFINDAREQSIDTIFHQIVRKISGEIKQIIVFGCFVQPYRDELIKELPEVDFFFGVDSLKEIVDAIKKKPTKFEHKRYLNKPNHYAYLKIADGCNRRCSFCAIPNIKGKHKSFSPEYIMEEAKMLADKGVKEIILISQELNSYGYDLKNGENISSLVEKLSDSNLFERIRLHYLYTNNFPARLIDLIAERDNISNYIDIRLQHVNENILKSMNRGGNEKSISELLDKFRKKIKNLSIRTTLIVGYPGETAKEFKQLYDFVKKQRFDRLGAFIFSKEENTPAYSLVDKTSHRTKLNRLDKLLELQSGISLQNNIDKIGNVYKVIIEREEDDFYIARTQYDSPDIDNEVYLRKTRKLKVGDFVNIKATKAYSFDIEGEIID, from the coding sequence ATGGAACCTACTGTTATCAGATTTATTTCGTTGGGCTGTCCAAAAAACTACACCGACACTCAATTGCTAATGGGTCAGTTTGACAATGCAAATTACAAAATTTTATTTGAAAATCAGGAAGGCAGCGAAGATATTGTTGTTATAAACACCTGCGGATTTATTAACGATGCAAGGGAGCAATCAATTGATACAATTTTTCATCAAATTGTGAGAAAAATAAGCGGAGAAATTAAGCAAATAATTGTCTTTGGCTGCTTTGTGCAACCTTATCGCGACGAATTGATTAAAGAATTACCTGAAGTTGATTTCTTTTTTGGAGTTGATAGTTTGAAAGAAATAGTTGATGCAATAAAGAAAAAGCCAACAAAATTCGAGCACAAACGCTATTTGAATAAACCCAATCATTATGCTTATTTGAAAATAGCCGACGGTTGCAATCGCCGATGTTCGTTTTGTGCAATACCTAATATAAAAGGCAAACACAAATCGTTTTCGCCGGAATATATAATGGAAGAAGCTAAAATGCTTGCCGATAAAGGTGTAAAAGAAATAATTTTAATCTCGCAAGAGCTTAATTCCTACGGCTACGACCTTAAAAACGGAGAAAATATTTCAAGTTTGGTAGAAAAACTTTCGGACAGCAACCTTTTTGAACGGATACGTTTGCATTATTTGTATACCAACAATTTTCCCGCCCGCCTGATCGACCTTATAGCCGAAAGAGATAACATTAGCAATTATATTGATATTCGGCTTCAGCACGTTAACGAAAATATCTTAAAAAGCATGAATCGTGGCGGAAACGAAAAGTCTATTTCGGAGCTTTTGGATAAGTTTCGTAAGAAGATAAAAAATCTTTCTATCCGCACTACCCTAATTGTCGGTTATCCTGGCGAAACAGCCAAAGAGTTCAAGCAATTATACGATTTTGTCAAAAAACAAAGATTCGACCGCTTAGGAGCATTCATTTTCTCTAAAGAAGAAAACACTCCGGCTTATTCATTAGTAGATAAGACTAGTCATAGAACCAAGCTAAATCGCCTTGACAAATTGTTAGAACTTCAATCGGGTATTAGTTTGCAAAATAATATTGATAAAATCGGTAACGTGTATAAAGTTATTATCGAAAGAGAAGAAGACGATTTTTACATAGCCCGCACACAATACGATTCTCCCGACATAGATAATGAAGTTTATTTGCGTAAAACAAGAAAACTAAAAGTCGGCGATTTTGTTAATATTAAAGCTACAAAAGCATATAGTTTCGACATAGAAGGCGAAATTATTGATTAG